The Mycobacterium seoulense genomic interval GGCGTTCTGGTTCGGGGAAGGCGTGCGGATCCCAGTTGGCCGGGGCCAGATCGATGATGATGCCCTCGCCGGCGCGAATGGTCTCCCCGGCGATGTGGATGTCTTCGAGCGCGACGCGGCGCTGCCCGTTCTGAATGATGCTCAGGTAACGCAACAGTTCCTCGACGGCGCTGGCGATGACCTTGGGGTCTTCGGCGTCGCGGATGACGGCCAACTGGTCCGGGTTCATCAGCAGGGCGAGCACCCCGAGGCCGATCATGTTCGACGTGGTCTCGTGCCCGGCGATCAGCAGGCCGGTGCCCAACTGGGCCGCTTCTTTCACGCTGAGTTCGCCGGCCTTGACCCGCTCGGCGAGGTCGGAAACCGCGTCCTCCGCCGGGTTCTCCATTTTCGCCTCGACCAGCTGCGCGAGGTACTTGTTGAGGCTCATGGCGCCTTTGACGGTGTCTTCGCCCGTCGCGTACCGCGCCAGTCCGACGTTGGCGTGGTGCTGGAACATGTCCGCGTCCTCGTACGGCACCCCGAGCAGCTGGCTGATCACCAGCGACGGAACCGGCAATGCCAACGCGGTGACCACGTCGGCGGGCCGGGGTCCGGCCAGCATCGCGTCGATGTGATCGTCGGTGATCCGCTGGATGGTCGGGCGCAGCCCCTCGACGCGCTTGAACGTGAAGGGTTTCGACAACATCCGCCGGAACCTGGTGTGCTCTTCCCCGTCGGCGGTGAAGACCGACCGTGGGCGCTTGTGCACCGTGGACAACATGCCCTCGTTCCAGTGCGGAAACCCCGGCAGCCGGTCGTCGACGCTGACCCGCGAATCCGAGAACAGTTCCCGCACTTGCTCGTAGCCCGTGATGAGCCACGGGGTGCTGCCGTCCCAGATCCGGACTCTGGACAACGGCCGGGCTTGGGCCAGCGCCATGACACCAGGTGGTGGAGCGAAGGGGCAGCCCGCCTGCCTCGGCATCGGATAGTCCGGGATCTCGGCGGCCGCCTCGGTCGCAGCGCTGTTCGTCATCGTCTCTGACATGTCATTCCTCGATGTGAATGGCCAGCGCGGGGCACGCCGCGGCCGCTCGCCGCGCGCCCTCGACCTGCTCGGCGGACGGATTGGGGTTCAGCAGAACGACGACGCCGTCGTCGTCGCGTTGGTCGAACACGTCCGGGGCATTCAAAACGCAGTTCCCCGACGAGGCGCATACGTCTTGGTCGACAGTCACTTTCATCTGCAGACCTTTCACTCGTACGGCGTCACGGGCGCCAGCCACAGGCCCACGATGGCGTCGATGAGACCCGATGCGGCGGCCCGCCAGGACCGCTGCAGCGGCGAGGCACCGGCGGCAAGCGCACGCTCCCGGTCGGCGCAGGTATGCATCAACAGATTGCGGGCCATGATGTTTCGTTCGAAGTGGACGTCGGCGGGCAGGTCCGGCAGGCACCGGTTGATGCCGTCGACCACCTGGACCAGGGAGGGCGAGCTCAGAGCGCCCTTGACGATGATGTTGTAGTACGCGGGATCGGTCATCGCCTGCGCCGCGAACCGCGCGTACCAGGTGGGATTGCCGAGCTCGTCGAGGTGATCGGTGAGCGGCCGCACCAGACAGGCCACCCAGTCCCGCATCTCCGTGGAACCACCCGATTCGAGTAGCTCGGCCACCATCCGCTCGCGCAGCTGCTCGACCGGCCTGCGGTGCTTGTGTTCGATCGCGCGCACCAGGTCGGCCTTCGTGCCGAAGTGGTAGCCCACCGCGGCGTTATTGCCTTGGCCCGCCGCCTCACTCACCTGGCGATTCGATACGGCGAACATGCCGTGCTCGGCGTACAGCCGCTCGGCCGCCACCAAGATCGCTTCCTGGGTGGAACTGGCCCGCTCGGTGCGTACGGTCCGGCCGATGGTGGTCACCCGGCTAGTCAACCGCGCCCCCTTGATTAAGTCAAGCGATTGATTTAAATCGGCGCCGCGGAGTCCGGCGACCTTCGCTTCGATGCCGGATAGCGGGCGACGGGTGACAAAGGGCCCTCGTCCGGATCGGCCCCGCTGGGTCACGATGGCTTCTTGCGCGGCGACGACGTGGCGGTGTCGAGGCGGTGAACCATCGGTTGGGGGGTAGTTATGTTGTCAGCCAGCCGGGTCTCGGCGATCGAGGATTCGGCGTGGTTTCAGTCGAAGTGGGCGCCATACCTGGTGTCCGATGCGGACATGCGGATCCGTGCGGTGAACGCGGCCTGCGAACGCGTGTCGGGGCACCCGCGGGACAGCCTGCTCGGGCGCCCACTGTTCGACGCCTTTCCGGATAACCCGGCCGATCCGGAAGCCGACGGCGTGGCCAACGTCTCGGCGTCACTCGAGTTGGTCTTTCGCCGCGGGGTCCGGCATTGGCTGGGCGTGCAGCGCTACGACATTCCTGACCGACGGAATCCCGGCGAGTTCGTCTACAGAGTCTGGACGCCGACGAATTCGCCGCTCAAAGACGGCAAGAAGACGGTCGCCGTGCTGCAGCACGCCCAGGACGTCACCCGCGTCGTACCGCCGACACCCGCGGAGCGCGCGTATCCCAAACTGTTCGAGTTGAGGAGGGCGGCCGAGGCGCTGGGGCGCCAGTTCCCCGACCTGCCCTACGAGGCGGTGCTGAGCGTGCTGACACATTCCCACAGCGTGATCGTGGAAAGCGCTGGCATCGAAGACCTTACGCGCGCCGAGGCGCTGGCCAAGCTGCGGCTGGAAACCCATGCGGGACATGCCGCGGAAGGGCCCTGACGCCGGCTCCTTAATCGCTCTTGCGCGACTCGTTGCGGGGTCGGATCACCTTGCCGGCGGACGTCCCCCCGTCGACCGGCAGCACGGCCCCGGTCACATACCGTGACCTATCGGTGGCGAAGTACAACGCCGCCTCGGCGACGTCGTCGGGCGTGCCCTCCCGCTTCAGTGGCCGGTCGTCACGCATCCCCTGGCGAATCCGCGCCTCGAACCGCGCCAGCTCGTCAGGGTCGACGTCAACAGCCGACGACGCCAAGATCGGAGTCGGAATGCTGCCCGGCGCAATGGCGTTGACCCGGATTTCGTAGCGCGCCAGCTCAATTGCGGCGGATTTGGTGAACTGGATGACCGCCGCTTTCGATGCCCGGTAGACCATCACCCCGCCGCCGGCCTGGATCCCGCCGATCGACGTCAGGTTGATGATCGATCCCCCGCCGCATTCGGCCATGTGGCGGGCGGCGTCTCGGGTACCGGCCATCACACCCAGCACGTTGACGCCCATCACCCGGTGGAAATCGGCAAGGTCGTCGTCGAGCAGTCGCCGCAGCGGGCTGGAAATTCCGGCGTTGTTCACCATGACGTGCAGGCGGCCGAATTTCTCGACGGTGGTCTCGACCAGCGCCCCGACCTGTGCGGGATCGGACACGTCCGTCTGGCAGAACAGGGCGGCTGCGCCCATTGTGGCGGCCAGCTCCTCGCCCCGGTCCGTCTCGACGTCGGCGATGACGACCCGCGACCCCTCGGCCACGAACCGTTCCACTATCCCGCGACCGATGCCGGACGCCCCGCCGGTGACGATGGCAACCTTGCCATCCAATTCGTTGACCACCCGACGAGTTAATCCGCGCCGACCGGGTTAAGTCAAGCAGTTGATTTAAGCCGCCGGAGCGGATCGGTACGGCCCTAGGGTTCCCCTCGCGCGGCCCGCAGGCCATGCTGGGAGGGCCAGTTCATCGAGACACTCGGGAGGATTTCTCATGAAGGTTCTGGTCGTCGGTGGGAGCGGACTCATCGGATCGCAGGTCGTCGCTCAGCTCAACGAGCTGGGACACCAGGCCGTTCCCGCCTCGCCGAGTTCGGGGGTCAACACCATCACCGGCGAAGGCCTCGCCGATGCTCTCGTCGGTGTCGACACCGTAGTGGACGTCTCCAACTCGCCGTCCTGGGCCGACGACGATGTCTTGAACTTCTTCACCACCTCCACCCGCAACCTTCTCGATGCGGAGCGGACCGCCGGCGCGCAGCACCACGTCGCACTCTCGATCGTGGGAGCCGACCGGACGGCCGAAAGTGGCTACATGCGGGCAAAGACCGCCCAGGAAAAAGAGATAGTGGAATCGGGATTCCCGTATTCGATCGTGCGGGCGACTCAGTTCTTCGAATTCGTTGACGGCATTGCCG includes:
- a CDS encoding cytochrome P450 — protein: MSETMTNSAATEAAAEIPDYPMPRQAGCPFAPPPGVMALAQARPLSRVRIWDGSTPWLITGYEQVRELFSDSRVSVDDRLPGFPHWNEGMLSTVHKRPRSVFTADGEEHTRFRRMLSKPFTFKRVEGLRPTIQRITDDHIDAMLAGPRPADVVTALALPVPSLVISQLLGVPYEDADMFQHHANVGLARYATGEDTVKGAMSLNKYLAQLVEAKMENPAEDAVSDLAERVKAGELSVKEAAQLGTGLLIAGHETTSNMIGLGVLALLMNPDQLAVIRDAEDPKVIASAVEELLRYLSIIQNGQRRVALEDIHIAGETIRAGEGIIIDLAPANWDPHAFPEPERLYLHRSGADRNVAFGYGRHQCVGQQLARAELQIVYRTLFRRIPTLELAIPAEDVPFKDDRLAYGVYELPVTW
- a CDS encoding ferredoxin, which translates into the protein MKVTVDQDVCASSGNCVLNAPDVFDQRDDDGVVVLLNPNPSAEQVEGARRAAAACPALAIHIEE
- a CDS encoding TetR family transcriptional regulator, translated to MTTIGRTVRTERASSTQEAILVAAERLYAEHGMFAVSNRQVSEAAGQGNNAAVGYHFGTKADLVRAIEHKHRRPVEQLRERMVAELLESGGSTEMRDWVACLVRPLTDHLDELGNPTWYARFAAQAMTDPAYYNIIVKGALSSPSLVQVVDGINRCLPDLPADVHFERNIMARNLLMHTCADRERALAAGASPLQRSWRAAASGLIDAIVGLWLAPVTPYE
- a CDS encoding PAS domain-containing protein → MLSASRVSAIEDSAWFQSKWAPYLVSDADMRIRAVNAACERVSGHPRDSLLGRPLFDAFPDNPADPEADGVANVSASLELVFRRGVRHWLGVQRYDIPDRRNPGEFVYRVWTPTNSPLKDGKKTVAVLQHAQDVTRVVPPTPAERAYPKLFELRRAAEALGRQFPDLPYEAVLSVLTHSHSVIVESAGIEDLTRAEALAKLRLETHAGHAAEGP
- a CDS encoding SDR family NAD(P)-dependent oxidoreductase translates to MVNELDGKVAIVTGGASGIGRGIVERFVAEGSRVVIADVETDRGEELAATMGAAALFCQTDVSDPAQVGALVETTVEKFGRLHVMVNNAGISSPLRRLLDDDLADFHRVMGVNVLGVMAGTRDAARHMAECGGGSIINLTSIGGIQAGGGVMVYRASKAAVIQFTKSAAIELARYEIRVNAIAPGSIPTPILASSAVDVDPDELARFEARIRQGMRDDRPLKREGTPDDVAEAALYFATDRSRYVTGAVLPVDGGTSAGKVIRPRNESRKSD
- a CDS encoding SDR family oxidoreductase, which translates into the protein MKVLVVGGSGLIGSQVVAQLNELGHQAVPASPSSGVNTITGEGLADALVGVDTVVDVSNSPSWADDDVLNFFTTSTRNLLDAERTAGAQHHVALSIVGADRTAESGYMRAKTAQEKEIVESGFPYSIVRATQFFEFVDGIADSMADGAAVRAPHGAFQPIAAADVATAVTRAASGDPLNGVINIAGPEKQGMDDFIRTRFAATGDDRQVITDDGARYYGAVIDDRSIVPTDGEDVVVYPTTFRDWMASPGD